One Spinacia oleracea cultivar Varoflay chromosome 4, BTI_SOV_V1, whole genome shotgun sequence DNA segment encodes these proteins:
- the LOC130472508 gene encoding uncharacterized protein isoform X2 → MAVRQLLFYRPSSLLLMFRFSIEKKNYRILAIAVRIEFSDLNLFLFAFFCTMLQVGAWYGLDQQQIIGLHRSLGLSSYFKAGCACYGRVLAGMIWRWNRQILLRLPMHLPLISLMSLKHLKKCFNNAF, encoded by the exons ATGGCAGTGagacaattattattttatcggCCTTCATCGCTGCTATTG ATGTTCAGATTTTCCATTGAGAAGAAAAATTATCGGATTTTAGCTATCGCGGTGAGGATCGAATTCTCTGATTTAAACCTATTCCTCTTTGCATT TTTTTGTACAATGCTACAGGTTGGTGCTTGGTATGGTTTAGATCAACAACAGATTATTGGTCTACATAGAAGCTTGGGATTGAGCTCTTATTTCAAGGCTGGTTGTGCTTGCTACGGTCGGGTTCTGGCTGGGATGATTTGGAGATGGAATAGGCAGATTCTGTTGAG ATTACCAATGCACCTACCGTTGATAAGCTTAATGAGCTTAAAGCATTTAAAGAAGTGTTTTAACAACGCTTTTTAA
- the LOC130472508 gene encoding uncharacterized protein isoform X1: MATQIPNYRPVSLASVFSFCSLTHTHAEHLSSTKHLHRVVPLNRILNQFPYIFILFSFCTMLQVGAWYGLDQQQIIGLHRSLGLSSYFKAGCACYGRVLAGMIWRWNRQILLRLPMHLPLISLMSLKHLKKCFNNAF, translated from the exons ATGGCAACTCAAATACCTAATTATAGGCCTGTGAGTTTAGCaagtgtgttttccttttgttcACTAACACACACACATGCTGAACATTTGTCCTCTACTAAACATTTGCATCGTGTTGTTCCACTTAATCGGATCTTGAACCAGTTTCCATATATCTTCATACTCTTCAG TTTTTGTACAATGCTACAGGTTGGTGCTTGGTATGGTTTAGATCAACAACAGATTATTGGTCTACATAGAAGCTTGGGATTGAGCTCTTATTTCAAGGCTGGTTGTGCTTGCTACGGTCGGGTTCTGGCTGGGATGATTTGGAGATGGAATAGGCAGATTCTGTTGAG ATTACCAATGCACCTACCGTTGATAAGCTTAATGAGCTTAAAGCATTTAAAGAAGTGTTTTAACAACGCTTTTTAA
- the LOC130471671 gene encoding uncharacterized protein, whose protein sequence is MYAIVTRSGKTLDDGVTHVEAQCSRGGNSKGDESSDHDDEEGKSHVDGMSDGDKSKETTLLPLPTPTPPYPQRFAGKKMDDQFHKFWKTISKLYVSLSFTEALKQMPHYSRFMRDILSGKRGCEPKETAQLTESGSALIQHSFPPKLNDPGSFSIPCSIQKLKFENALYDLGASVSILPYKIFEKLTLGDLSPTAMSLQLADRSVMFPLGRIADVPLVVGKLTFLVDFVVLDIDEDAHTPIILGRPFLATAGALIDVQGGLITLKAGDAKPSFKLTIDDVVPK, encoded by the coding sequence ATGTACGCAAttgtgacaaggagtgggaagacTTTAGATGATGGTGTTACGCATGTTGAAGCTCAATGCTCTAGGGGGGGAAATTCTAAGGGAGATGAGTCCTCGGACCATGATGATGAGGAAGGGAAGTCTCATGTCGATGGCATGAGTGATGGTGATAAGTCGAAAGAGACTACCCTTCTTCCTCTCCCAACTCCTACTCCCCCCTACCCTCAAAGATTTGCCGGTAAGAAGATGGATGACCAATTCCACAAATTCTGGAAAACCATTAGCAAACTTTATGTGTCATTATCTTTTACCGAGGCACTCAAACAAATGCCCCACTACTCAAGATTCATGAGGGACATTCTTAGTGGCAAGAGAGGGTGTGAACCCAAGGAGACCGCTCAACTCACGGAGAGTGGTAGCGCTCTAATTCAGCACTCCTTTCCCCCAAAACTCAATGATCCCgggagtttttctatcccttgtagcATTCAAAAGCTAAAATTTGAGAATGCTCTTTATGATTTGGGGGCAAGTGTGAGCATCTTGCCATATAAGATTTTTGAGAAGCTTACTCTTGGTGATCTCTCTCCTACCGCTATGTCATTGCAACTAGCCGATCGATCGGTTATGTTTCCATTGGGTAGGATTGCGGATGTTCCCCTCGTAGTTGGCaagcttacttttcttgttgactTCGTTGTCTTGGACATCGATGAGGATGCCCACACCCCCATTATCTTGGGGAGGCCATTCTTGGCCACCGCGGGTGCCCTTATCGATGTGCAAGGGGGACTTATCACCTTGAAGGCTGGAGATGCCAAACCTAGCTTCAAGCTCACTATTGATGATGTTGTCCCAAAATGA